A stretch of the Balnearium lithotrophicum genome encodes the following:
- a CDS encoding shikimate kinase: MKVTLVGFMGAGKTTIGKLLSERLKTPFLDLDELIVEQVGMSIPEIFKKKGENEFRKIESSILKELLYQNRSFVLSTGGGTPTYLNNMELINQNSISVFLRTDFKTTWRRISSDENRPLVLLGKEKLLKLYLKRLPFYFKAKLIIDATFLSPVDTVLNIIKVLKSC; this comes from the coding sequence ATGAAAGTCACACTTGTTGGCTTCATGGGAGCTGGAAAAACAACCATAGGCAAACTGTTAAGTGAAAGATTGAAAACGCCATTTTTGGATTTAGATGAGTTAATAGTAGAACAGGTTGGAATGTCCATACCGGAAATTTTTAAGAAAAAGGGAGAAAACGAATTTCGAAAGATAGAAAGTTCAATATTAAAGGAACTCCTTTATCAAAATAGAAGTTTTGTTCTATCGACTGGAGGAGGAACTCCAACATATCTTAACAATATGGAGTTAATTAATCAAAATTCCATCTCAGTATTTCTTAGAACAGATTTTAAAACTACTTGGAGGAGAATATCATCAGATGAGAATAGACCATTAGTTCTCCTTGGAAAGGAGAAACTCCTCAAACTTTACTTAAAAAGACTACCTTTTTACTTCAAAGCAAAGCTCATAATTGATGCCACTTTCCTTTCCCCTGTAGATACTGTTCTAAACATTATAAAGGTTTTAAAATCTTGTTG